CTCTATCACCCAGTTTATAAAGGAGGCTAGGCGAAGATCGCTTTCTTTTTCAGCAGGGTAGGCGAGAAGGGTGGGACGAGTAAACGTGCCATGGGAAATATCGATAGTGACTAATTTTCTTTGTAGCTTTTCTTGTTGAACGAAACGTGAAGGTAGCAGAGCAATCCCTAAATTTTGTAAAACCATCTGCTTTACAGCGCTAAAACTATCTAGCTCCATTATGATAGTTGGGAAAACTCCATTTTCTGCTAAATAACGGTCAACTCGTTGACGATAGGGAGCGGTAGGATTGCCAAAAGCAATTAGAGATTGCTTATCCCACTCCGCCCAGCCAGGATAATTTGAAGCCCATGGATGATGAGGTGAGCAGACTAGCAAAATAGGATCGTCAGGCAAATATGTAGTCTTAATGTGCGGATGATACAATTCATTACCCAAAAAAGCTAGATCAGCGGTACCAGCTAATAAAGAGTGAACCGATTCTTCAAATAAGGTAGAACGTAGATAACAGGTAAACGAAGGGTCCACTTGACGATATCCCCCTAGCAGACGAGGTAGCTGTGTGGAGACAAATGCCTTCCCGGCAACGATTCGTAGTGGACGTATCTGATGATTTTGCTGAATAAATTGCTGATATTGTTCCATCATGGAACTGGCAACAGGTAAAAAAGCTCGTCCTTCCTCCGTTAACGTTACCCCCGAGGTTGTACGGGTAAAGAGAGTCATCTCTAGCTCTTTTTCCAATTGCTTCAGCCGATGTGTTACGGTGGACTGCGCTAAAAAGTGGGCATGTGCCGTTTTATTTATGGAACCCATGCGGGCGATAGAAATAAAAATTTCTAAGCTTTGTAAGTCCATAAAACCCTCCTATTTCAAAGATTAGTCTGTATGTAAAGATATCGAACTTATCGATAGCTTATTATCGCAATTATATAACTAGCCTGATAAATAAAGAAGTAAGATATACGCCATTGTGGATTGCCAGAAAATAAAGATAGAAAAGTTCATCAAGTGGGAAAGTTGCTAATCTATAGAGTGATAGGAAACTTGTGAATTTACTTGTCACAATTGTTGATATGACTTGTTTCAATATTGGGTACATTATATAATTAATTTGCCATTGTTTGCTATCCTTGAACAGGTATATCATTTGCAAAGGGGTTGAACTGGGATGCAATGGGTTATGGACGTAACTATGTTTCTGATAACTCTGTTTATTTTGGCTGGGGTTTTTCGTTCCATTAAGGCGAAAAACAAGTTTGCCACAGCGTTTGGTCTGGTTTCATTAGCAGTATTTGTGTACGCTGATTTCCTTATTCTTAAATTCGCAACAGGTGCGTAATTGTAAAATGTAAGTGGTTTCATCATGAGAAGCTTTTGCTATTGGCAAAGCTTCTTTTTTTTGTGGACTTTACTATGTTTATGAGTACGGAGCTAATTAGATAGACGTGCTCTTTTTGACGCATGATCAAGAAGGGGTTACGTCATACTAGAAATAGGAGGTGGAGTAGTAATGAGATGGAATAAAGGTAAGTCCGATACTGTTCATATGAAGGGAATCCTGATGACAGATTCAAAAACCAAGTGGCTATGTCAACGATTAAAAGCAGGGCATATTGCCATGATTGATCATAGAAATCTGGATGTAACAGCGGCTGAAGACCTGATTGCATCTCAAGTAAAAGCAGTTATCAATCTCTCCCCTTTTTTGGCAGGCGATTTTTTGACAGAAGGAGCAGCCCTTCTTTTACAAGAGAACATAGTACTATATGAAATCGAAAATGCAGGAACGATTGTAAGCGATATACAAGATTTTTTAGATGGAAAGCAAGTAGAAATTATCAATAATTGCTTACATGCTGTTCCGTCTAAAAAACAAATCAAGATTCCGCTACGTCCTTTTCTTATGTCAGATTACGAGACGAGAGCCCAGCAAGCTATTAGTCACGAGCCGGAATATTACATACAATTTCTAACGAACACGTTATCCTTTATCGAACAAGAAAAAAACCTCTTTACAACTAGACTTCCACTTGTTCCCATTCGTGCATCGTTTAGGAATCGCTTTGTTGTACTTGTTAATCGCGGTCCTTCTGCACGAGATGATCTTCACTCATTGTCCGCTTTTATAAAGAAATATCGACCGATTTTACTTGCGGTAGATGGGGGAGCAGATGTCATCCTGCGCTGTGGATGGGTTCCTGATGTTATTATAGGTGATTTAGATAGCATATCGGATCGTGCCCTTTATTCTGGAGCAGAGATTATCTTGCACGCTTATAAAAATGGAATAGCACCTGGGCGAAGCCGCTTGGATAGGCTGGGTGTATCGTATCAACTGTTACCCGCTCCTGGCACGAGTGAGGATGTAGCTATGCTAGTAGCCTATCAAGGTCAAGCTACTCGAATTATTACAGTCGGTAGTCATACCAACATGCAAGATTTCTTGGAAAAAGGAAGAAAAGGGATGGCTAGTACCTTTCTTATTCGTACTCGCATTGGACATAAGCTTATTGATGCAAAAGGAATCCATTACTTGATACAGCAAAAAGAAATGTTCAGACCTTCTGTAGGTACTGTTGTTGCAAGTTCATTGTGCTTGATATTACTGCTTTTATTCATGCATCCAACCATTCGTACAGTTGGCTATATGCTCTGGACGCATGTTAGTAGGGGAATGGTATGAGAGTTAGCGCGATTATTCCAGCCTTTAATGAGCAGGATTGGATTGAAGAAACGGTTTCTACATTGAGAGAATTATCGTTCATCCAAGAATTGATTGTAGTAGATGATGGGAGTATCGATTGTACGGCTACCATCGCTAGGCCGTGGGTTGATCAGCTGATTACGCTGCCTAAGAATGTTGGCAAAGGAGTTGCTCTACAAGCGGGCTTGAAGGAAGCTACAGGTGATATTATTTTGTTTTTAGATGCTGATTTACAGAAGAGCGCACGTGAAGTGGACAAGTTACTGACTCCTGTCGTCAGGGAAGAATGTGATATGACGATAGCCATATTACCAAAAGCTCCACGCAAGGCTGGTTTTGGACTAACTAGAAAGCTAGCTTATCAAGGAATAGCACAGATGACCCAGCAGAAGCTACAAGCTCCTTTATCCGGGCAAAGAGCCTTTAGACGCGATTTGTTTTCCTGTGTTCGTTTCATGGATTGTGGGTTTGGTATTGAGGTAGCAATGACAATTGATATTTTGCGGGCTGGATATCGAATCAAAGAGGTTCCGGTGAAATTTACACATCGCTATACATCTAACAATCTCCATGGATTTTTGCATAGGGGAAAAGAGTTTTGGCATGTTTATCAAACTCTACAACGCAAACGGCAAGAGGTGAAAAAAGATGAATAATAGCTCCATTCTATTACTATCCTGTATTGCGATCATCCTACCTCTGATTTTACACGATGTATTTTTTCTTCGAGGGATTAAAATACTGAAGAGACATGAGATTGTCAGGTTGAATTATCAAGAGGAATTGATACCAACAGGCTGCGGATGGTTCTTATTTTTTTATATTACCAGTACCTATTTGTTGCTATTGCTCTTATGGATCTTTCAGGCTTCTGTAGTAATACCTTGGAAATTTGGAGTGTTTTTTCTATGCGGTTCTTTTGCAATCGCTGCGCTGGGCTGGCAGGATGACTGCGCTCACGATAAGCATATCAAAGGATTCCGCGGACATGTAGGTACTCTACTGACTGAACGAAGAATGACCAGTGGCTTTTTAAAAGCTTGGGCAGGGGGCAATATTTCTCTCATTATTTGTCTGGCTTTGTATGATACCGTGCTGGAGGTTCTGTTTCATACCATTCTGCTTGCATTGTCGATCAATCTGATAAACCTATTTGATTTACGACCAGGAAGAGCAAGTAAGGTTTTTTTGAGCTTATTCATTCTTGTATTAGCATCGACGCCTTTCTTTAGCGTCCCCGTTTCATGGATCATGATTTATCCAATCATATGTGCCACCCTTCTTTTATTTTATCATGATGCAAAACGAATGGTCATGCTAGGAGATACAGGCTCCAACTATCTCGGATTTATTTTAGGGTACACGTTAGTCTGTACGACTCCTTTCAACATCAAAATTGTTTTTTTCTTGTTGTTTTTGATTTTGCATATATTGGCAGAACGTTATTCATTTACGACCTTTATTAGCAATCGACCACTTTTACACAGGTTAGATTTGTTGGGTGGAAAAAAAGCCCCGCCTATACGTAGCGAAGCTTCTTACTCATCATCTTCTTCGGGATCTCGTTTCATGAAGCGCGGTTGAACGCGATTACGTTTACGGTCATGATGCAAAATAAAGCCACCAATAAATGCAATAGGCACAACAAATAAAATGGCTCCAAATGTAAAGTGTCCCCACAAAAATTGATTGATATCAGGATTAAAGTATTGGTATAAAGTATCGCGCATCATTTTAAAGCCCCATCCTGCGATGACAGCAGGAATAACCATGATGAGCAACGCAACGATTCTTTGACCGAGCAACCAAGCCACATCCTTTTTGTAAAGGTTTGTTTATCTCCATCATAAAACATCTGGTGGTGCTTGTCTAACCTACAAAATACGATAAAATGTAAGTGGAAGATTCAGCCATAGCAGCAGTCCTCAATGAAAGGGGTGGGTTTTACATGCATAAAGTTATTGTGGTGGGGGCTGGAAAAGGCGGTACACTACTAATCCACTTATTGTTGCAGATGGAGGGTGTAGAGCTCATTGCTGTGATCGACCACAATGCTGACGCCCCAGGTATACAAGTGGCCAACTCTCTAGGGATACAGGTAGGGACGGATTATATTCCTTATTTGGCTCGCGATGTGGACTTGATTTTGGAAGCAACTGGCGATCCTCATGCCTATGATGACATTTTAAAGAGAAAGCGCGCTGAAACTGTTTTAATACCTGGTAATTTTACGAGTATTATCATGAAATTAATTCGTGAGCGCGAAAAGCTCATTCAGACACTTCGTCAGAAGCAACGAGAGTATGATACCATGCTAAACTCCACACACGACGCAATTATTGCTGTCAACGAAGAGGGGCAGGTAACGATTTTTAATCGAGCTAGTGAAAAACTGATGGGACTGTCTAAGAATGAAGTGATTGGTACACGTGCGGAACAGACTATTCCCAATACACGTTTGCACTATGTACTAAAATCTGGTCAGCCTGAGATTAATCAGGAGCAGGCCTTAACGAATGACACTCGTATTATTACCAATCGGGTACCTGTACGAAATGATGCTGGGGAAGTGGTCGGGGCTGTCTCTGTCTTCCGAGATATTACTGAGATTATATCTTTACTTGAAGAAGTAACTGATTTAAAAGAATTACAAAGCTTATTGCAAGGAATTTTGCATTCATCTGATGAGGCTATTTCTGTTGTTGATGGTGATGGGATCGGACTGTTAATTAATCCAGCCTATACACGCATTACGGGCATGACTCCCGATGATGTGATAGGTAAACCAGCCACTGTGGATATTTCTGAAGGTGAGAGTATGCATATGCAAGTACTGCGTACCAAAAAACCAGTTCGCGGTGTTCGTATGAAGTTAGGACCAATGCGTAAAGATGTGGTGGTAAACGTAGCCCCCGTGCTGGTAAATGGAGAATTGCGTGGTAGTGTAGGCGTTATTCATGATATATCTGAATTTAAGACCTTATCTGAAGAGTTAGAGACAGCTAAACGACTTATCCGTACTCTGGAAGCAAAGTATACCTTCGACGATATTATCGGAGATAGTGAACCGATGAAAGGGGCTATCGAACAGGCTAAGTTAGCTGCCATGACTCCGGCTACTGTCATTTTGCGTGGTGAATCAGGGACTGGTAAAGAGTTGTTTGCCCATGCGATTCACAACGGAAGCTCACGTAAGTACAATCAATTCATTCGAGTTAATTGTGCATCCTTATCAGAGACCTTGTTAGAAAGTGAACTGTTTGGTTATGAAGAGGGAGCCTTCACTGGTGCTAAACGTGGAGGTAAACGCGGCCTATTTGAAGAAGCAAGTGGCGGCACCATTTTTTTAGATGAAATTGGTGAGCTATCTATGGGCATGCAAGCTAAACTTTTACGTGTATTACAGGAAAAAGAGATTATCCGAGTTGGTGGTACGAAAGCGATTCCAATCGACGTTCGCATTATTGCAGCTACCCATGTACATATGGAAACAGCCATTCAGGCAGGCAAATTCCGAGAAGATCTGTATTACCGCTTACATGTGTTGCCGATTTATATCCCCCTCTTGCGTCAACGACAAGAGGATTTGGAATCGCTTGCTAATTTTTTATTACAAAAATTTAATCTCGAATATGGGCGTCACGTTCAGCAGATCAACAATTCTACATTGGATGTCCTAAAAAGGTACCGTTGGCCAGGGAACGTTCGTGAACTCGAAAATATTTTGGGACGGGCTATTATTCACATGAAGTTTACAGAGATAGAGATCATGCCACATCATTTACCACCTTTGGAACGAACGCATGTTTCTCAAACAGAAGCAGCGCATCAAAAGCCAGCTAGTAGGGAAACTAGAACCTTAAAGCAGGCTGTCGAAGAAGCGGAAAAACAGTGTATTTTACAAGAACTACATAAGGCAAAAGGCAATAGAACGGAAGCAGCTAAGCAATTAGGAGTATCCTTACGCAATCTATATTATAAAATGGAGAAACTAGGCATTTTGGAAACGAATCCACAAGATGGTTTGTGAATATCTGCAAAATTTTGCGTGCAAAGGATTGCAAAGTTGTGCAAAATATTTCATCATAGATAAAGTGAAACGTGATGTTCACATCCTCTCCATCGATTGTTCACAAATATCTTATGGGTTGGCATGCTTATTGCTTTGATAAATAGGTAGGTTGTGTAAGCGAATTCATAGAAGGAAAATTAAACCCCAAAAATCCGTTTTGGAATAGAAACAGCAGGAGGGCTACTCATGAAAATCTTTGATTATCTGCAAAAATACGATTATGAACAATTGGTACTTTGTCAGGATGAGACTTCTGGATTAAAAGCAATTATTGCGATTCATGATACAACGCTTGGCCCAGCTTTGGGTGGTACACGTATGTGGATGTATAATTCTGAAGAAGAGGCAATTGAAGATGCACTTCGCTTGTCTCGTGGTATGACGTATAAAGCTGCGGCGGCAGGACTTAATTTGGGTGGAGGAAAAGCGGTTATTATCGGTGATCCTCGTAAAGATAAGAGCGAAGAGTTATTCCGAGCATTCGGACGTTTTGTCCAAGGCTTAAATGGTCGTTATATTACGGCTGAGGATGTAGGAACGACTGTTGCTGATATGGATTTAATTTATCAAGAAACCAATTATGTAACAGGCGTATCACCAGCATTTGGTTCTGGGGGTAATCCGTCGCCTGTAACAGCATATGGTGTGTATCGTGGGATGAAGGCAGCTGCAAAACGTGGCTTTGGTCATGATGATCTCTCCGGTAAAACGATTGCTATTCAAGGGGTAGGGAACGTTGCTTACAATTTGTGCCGCTATTTGCATGAAGAAGGTGCAAATCTAATTGTAACGGATATTAACATGGATAATGTTCAACGTGCGGTAGTAGACTTTGGGGCTAAATCGGTAGGAGTCAATGAAATTTTCGGCGTTGAATGTGATATCTTCTCTCCTTGTGCATTAGGCGCAATCATCAATGATGATACCATTCCACAATTCAAAGCCAAAGTAATTGCTGGAGCGGCTAATAACCAATTGAAAGAAGAACGCCATGGCGACATCATTCAGGAAATGGGTATCGTCTATGCACCTGATTATGTAATCAATGCAGGTGGCGTTATCAACGTTGCGGATGAATTGCATGGCTACAACCGTGAACGTGCCATGAAAAAGGTAGAAACTATTTACGATAACATGAACCGCGTATTTGAAATTGCGGATCGCGATAATATTCCAACGTATAAAGCGGCTGACCGTATGGCAGAAGAGCGTATTGCTCGCTTAGCTAGATCGCGTAAAACGTTTTTGCGTGATCCAAAAGCAAGCTTACCAAAGTAAGAACAACTTGACTGAAAAAAGCATTGGTAGTACGGTAGTGCAAGAATGTTATTGATTCTTGCACTACCTACACTATCTACTTCATGCCAAATCCCTAGATAAAAAGGCAGAACAAATGAGTAAAGAGTAGGAGTTGGACCATTTCTTGATACATCCAGCTCTTTTTTTAGTACCAGGTCATGGAATGTGGTATAATGTGTCTCGGTAAGGCAAAAGCAACACATAGCTACTACAGGGTAAAGGAGATGTGAAGATGTCCCAAGAATTTGATCTTGTCGTGCTTGGTGGAGGAATTGGCGGCTATGTAGCGGCGATCCGTGCCACACAATTAGGCATGTCGGTAGCCATCGTCGAAAAGGATAAAATGGGTGGAACGTGTCTGCACCGCGGATGCATACCTTCCAAAGCATTATTGCGTAGTGCCGAGGTTTTTGCCACGATCAAGGAAAGTGAGAAATACGGGGTACGCACAGGTAATGTAGAGCTAGATTTTGGGCTGGTACAACAGCGAAAACGCTCGATAACGGAACAGTTGCATAAAGGCGTAGAATACTTGATGAACAAAGGAAAAATCAAAATATATCAAGGATTTGGTCGTGTAATGGGGCCAAGTATTTTTTCTCCACAAGCTGGAGCGGTACGCATCGAGACAGCGGATGGTGAACAAGAAATCATTGTTCCTCGCTTTTTATTGATTGCAACCGGTTCTAGACCACGAGTATTACCTGGCCTAAACATAGATGGAATACATATAATGACGAGCGACGAAGCCTTGGAAATGGAACAGCTTCCTGCGTCCATGATCATCGTTGGCGGTGGGGTTATTGGTATCGAATGGGCTTCTTTATTAAGCGACTTTGGTGTGGATGTTACCGTAATGGAGTACGGGGATCGCATTTTGCCAACAGAAGATGCTGATATCAGTAAGGAATTAACCCGCATACTTAAAAAACGGAAAGTAAAAATCGTAACAAATGCAAAAGTGATATCTGAAAGTGCTCAGGTGGCAGATGGTCAAGTAAGTGTACAAGCGGAAGTCAAAGGAGATATACAAACCTTTACCGCTGAAAAAATGCTCTTGTCTGTCGGACGCCAAGCTAATGTGGACAATTTAGGCGTAGAAGCGACTGAAATTAAAATAGAACAGGGGCAAATTGCTGTTAATTCTACCTATCAAACGGCTGAACCGCATATTTATGCAATAGGAGACGTGATTGGTGGGATTCAATTGGCTCATGTAGCTGCTCACGAGGGAATTTTGGCCGTTGAGCATATGAACAATCGAGCTGTTGAGGCACTTGATCCAACAAAGGTAGCTAAATGTACCTATAGTCGTCCTGAAGTAGCAAGTGTAGGTTTAAGTGAGGCAGAGGCG
This is a stretch of genomic DNA from Brevibacillus laterosporus DSM 25. It encodes these proteins:
- the lpdA gene encoding dihydrolipoyl dehydrogenase is translated as MSQEFDLVVLGGGIGGYVAAIRATQLGMSVAIVEKDKMGGTCLHRGCIPSKALLRSAEVFATIKESEKYGVRTGNVELDFGLVQQRKRSITEQLHKGVEYLMNKGKIKIYQGFGRVMGPSIFSPQAGAVRIETADGEQEIIVPRFLLIATGSRPRVLPGLNIDGIHIMTSDEALEMEQLPASMIIVGGGVIGIEWASLLSDFGVDVTVMEYGDRILPTEDADISKELTRILKKRKVKIVTNAKVISESAQVADGQVSVQAEVKGDIQTFTAEKMLLSVGRQANVDNLGVEATEIKIEQGQIAVNSTYQTAEPHIYAIGDVIGGIQLAHVAAHEGILAVEHMNNRAVEALDPTKVAKCTYSRPEVASVGLSEAEAKQQGYRVKTGKFSFKSLGKALVFGENDGFVKLVVDEQTNDVLGVHMIGPHVTEMISEGALARVLDATPWEIAHTIHPHPTLSEAFAEAALDIEGLAIHS
- a CDS encoding membrane protein, translating into MNNSSILLLSCIAIILPLILHDVFFLRGIKILKRHEIVRLNYQEELIPTGCGWFLFFYITSTYLLLLLLWIFQASVVIPWKFGVFFLCGSFAIAALGWQDDCAHDKHIKGFRGHVGTLLTERRMTSGFLKAWAGGNISLIICLALYDTVLEVLFHTILLALSINLINLFDLRPGRASKVFLSLFILVLASTPFFSVPVSWIMIYPIICATLLLFYHDAKRMVMLGDTGSNYLGFILGYTLVCTTPFNIKIVFFLLFLILHILAERYSFTTFISNRPLLHRLDLLGGKKAPPIRSEASYSSSSSGSRFMKRG
- a CDS encoding DUF2627 domain-containing protein — protein: MLGQRIVALLIMVIPAVIAGWGFKMMRDTLYQYFNPDINQFLWGHFTFGAILFVVPIAFIGGFILHHDRKRNRVQPRFMKRDPEEDDE
- the steA gene encoding putative cytokinetic ring protein SteA; amino-acid sequence: MRWNKGKSDTVHMKGILMTDSKTKWLCQRLKAGHIAMIDHRNLDVTAAEDLIASQVKAVINLSPFLAGDFLTEGAALLLQENIVLYEIENAGTIVSDIQDFLDGKQVEIINNCLHAVPSKKQIKIPLRPFLMSDYETRAQQAISHEPEYYIQFLTNTLSFIEQEKNLFTTRLPLVPIRASFRNRFVVLVNRGPSARDDLHSLSAFIKKYRPILLAVDGGADVILRCGWVPDVIIGDLDSISDRALYSGAEIILHAYKNGIAPGRSRLDRLGVSYQLLPAPGTSEDVAMLVAYQGQATRIITVGSHTNMQDFLEKGRKGMASTFLIRTRIGHKLIDAKGIHYLIQQKEMFRPSVGTVVASSLCLILLLLFMHPTIRTVGYMLWTHVSRGMV
- a CDS encoding Glu/Leu/Phe/Val family dehydrogenase produces the protein MKIFDYLQKYDYEQLVLCQDETSGLKAIIAIHDTTLGPALGGTRMWMYNSEEEAIEDALRLSRGMTYKAAAAGLNLGGGKAVIIGDPRKDKSEELFRAFGRFVQGLNGRYITAEDVGTTVADMDLIYQETNYVTGVSPAFGSGGNPSPVTAYGVYRGMKAAAKRGFGHDDLSGKTIAIQGVGNVAYNLCRYLHEEGANLIVTDINMDNVQRAVVDFGAKSVGVNEIFGVECDIFSPCALGAIINDDTIPQFKAKVIAGAANNQLKEERHGDIIQEMGIVYAPDYVINAGGVINVADELHGYNRERAMKKVETIYDNMNRVFEIADRDNIPTYKAADRMAEERIARLARSRKTFLRDPKASLPK
- a CDS encoding DUF2759 family protein codes for the protein MQWVMDVTMFLITLFILAGVFRSIKAKNKFATAFGLVSLAVFVYADFLILKFATGA
- a CDS encoding sigma 54-interacting transcriptional regulator encodes the protein MHKVIVVGAGKGGTLLIHLLLQMEGVELIAVIDHNADAPGIQVANSLGIQVGTDYIPYLARDVDLILEATGDPHAYDDILKRKRAETVLIPGNFTSIIMKLIREREKLIQTLRQKQREYDTMLNSTHDAIIAVNEEGQVTIFNRASEKLMGLSKNEVIGTRAEQTIPNTRLHYVLKSGQPEINQEQALTNDTRIITNRVPVRNDAGEVVGAVSVFRDITEIISLLEEVTDLKELQSLLQGILHSSDEAISVVDGDGIGLLINPAYTRITGMTPDDVIGKPATVDISEGESMHMQVLRTKKPVRGVRMKLGPMRKDVVVNVAPVLVNGELRGSVGVIHDISEFKTLSEELETAKRLIRTLEAKYTFDDIIGDSEPMKGAIEQAKLAAMTPATVILRGESGTGKELFAHAIHNGSSRKYNQFIRVNCASLSETLLESELFGYEEGAFTGAKRGGKRGLFEEASGGTIFLDEIGELSMGMQAKLLRVLQEKEIIRVGGTKAIPIDVRIIAATHVHMETAIQAGKFREDLYYRLHVLPIYIPLLRQRQEDLESLANFLLQKFNLEYGRHVQQINNSTLDVLKRYRWPGNVRELENILGRAIIHMKFTEIEIMPHHLPPLERTHVSQTEAAHQKPASRETRTLKQAVEEAEKQCILQELHKAKGNRTEAAKQLGVSLRNLYYKMEKLGILETNPQDGL
- a CDS encoding LysR family transcriptional regulator, translating into MDLQSLEIFISIARMGSINKTAHAHFLAQSTVTHRLKQLEKELEMTLFTRTTSGVTLTEEGRAFLPVASSMMEQYQQFIQQNHQIRPLRIVAGKAFVSTQLPRLLGGYRQVDPSFTCYLRSTLFEESVHSLLAGTADLAFLGNELYHPHIKTTYLPDDPILLVCSPHHPWASNYPGWAEWDKQSLIAFGNPTAPYRQRVDRYLAENGVFPTIIMELDSFSAVKQMVLQNLGIALLPSRFVQQEKLQRKLVTIDISHGTFTRPTLLAYPAEKESDLRLASFINWVIEHYDH
- a CDS encoding glycosyltransferase family 2 protein, coding for MRVSAIIPAFNEQDWIEETVSTLRELSFIQELIVVDDGSIDCTATIARPWVDQLITLPKNVGKGVALQAGLKEATGDIILFLDADLQKSAREVDKLLTPVVREECDMTIAILPKAPRKAGFGLTRKLAYQGIAQMTQQKLQAPLSGQRAFRRDLFSCVRFMDCGFGIEVAMTIDILRAGYRIKEVPVKFTHRYTSNNLHGFLHRGKEFWHVYQTLQRKRQEVKKDE